The Ornithinimicrobium sufpigmenti genome includes the window GACCCTGATCGCACCGGCGCGGGCATCGATCTCCCCGCCGTCATCGCGATCCCCGAGACTTGGCCCGTGCCACATCCCGCTCAGCCGCCCGCCGCCCGCCCGCTCACGCTGCACCTCGGTGTCGTGCTCGAACCCCGCGCGGCCGAGCTCGTGCGCTCGGCACTCGAGACAACCCTGTCCGAGCGCCTGGCCGCCCGCTTTCCCGGGACCCGGTGGACGGTGTCCGTGGCCCACGAGGTCCTCACCCGGCCACCGGCCGGCCGCACCGAGCTCCTCGAGGAGACCCGGGACCGCATGCTCGACGCGGACTGGGACCTCGCCGTCGTCCTGACCGACTCCCCACTACGCGACGGGCACCGCACCCTCGCCGTCGTCACCAGCCCGGTGCACGGCGTCGGCCTGGTCTCCGTCCCGGCGCTAGGACCAGTGCGAGTGCAGCGGCGGGCGGAGGAGACCGTCGTCGGTGTCGTGACCACGCTGCTCGGCGCGGAGGCCGAAGGGCGCTCGCCAGATCGGCGGCTGCGTCAGCTCGCGGCCGACACCAAGGACCATCCTGGGGACAACGCGGTGGAGTTCGCGGCCCGCGTGCTCGGCGGGAACCTCTGGGTTCTGCTTGGGATGGTGCGCGCGAACCAACCATGGCGCCTCGCCCTCCGACTGTCGCGCTCGCTCACCGTCGCCGCCGCCAGCGGCGTCGCGGCGCTCGTCACCTCCGACCTGTGGTCGCTGTCCGCCTCCTACGGGTCGCTCAGACTCACCGGCCTCGGGGTGCTGTCGGTCGGCGCCCTCACCCTCGCGCTCGTCCTCGGCGGCGGCCTGTGGGAACGCGCGCGGCACCGCCGGGAACGCGAGCAGGTGGTCCTCTTCAACCTCGCCACCCTCGCGACCGTCGTCATCGGCGTGCTGGTCTACTACCTCGCGCTGTTCGTCCTGGCATGGCTCGGCGCGCTGCTCCTCGTCCCGGAGTCGGTGTATGCCACCTCGGTGGGCACGGCACTTGGCGCAGCGGAGTACGGGCGCCTTGCCTGGCTCACGGCGACGATCGCCACGGTCGGCGGCGCCCTCGGCGCGGGCCTGGAAGACTACGACGACGTGCGCGACGCCGCCTACACCCACACCAGCGAGGCAGTCCAGCCGGTGGGCCCGACACCAACCAGGACGGACCAACACACACCTGACCACGGCGGCTGAGCCGAGACCGGGGCCGCGCCCAGCCCGTCGCGACTCCCAACTCGCACCGGCCCCCTGCCCGATACCGCGCCAACGCGCCCTTTCGCCGCGAGACGGGCCACATGCAATACCCGCTGGTCCGACCCTCACCCGGGCTCTGAAGCGCGCCGTGCCATCCCGCAGCCATCGTCCCGTAAGACCATCCCCTAACGGACAGCGTTAGATGGCCCACGGCGCCCAGCACGTGTCGCGCCCGAGAGCCCCTGGACGACACCTGCCGGTGTCGTCCCTGCGCAGGGGGACTGTCGAAGGGTCGCTACCGTGAATCTCGTGGACACAGCGAGTATCGCGATCTCGGTAGCAAGCTTCCTTGCCGCCGTGGCCAGCGTGGCGGTCGCTTTCCGCGCCCGAGGCGATTCCAGGCGCTCGGCCGATGCAGCTGAGGCGGCCGAGCACCGCGCTGCGAGACCGCGGCTGCTGGTCGAGCCCGAAGGGGCCGTGCCGCACAACGCAACGGAGGTGATCTACCGCGTTCACAACCTCGACGGTCCGAACCTGGCCTCTGTCGTTGTGCACCGTCCCGTCGTTGAGCCGGCTGACCGCGGCGGTGCGATCTATCCAGTGGCCGCAACGGGAAGAGGCGACTACGGCGATGACGCCGAGATCGGCCCCATCCCGCTCGCGGGCTACAGCCGGTTCACCTTCAAGCTGGGCTCGCGTGAGTCGTTGCCGGACTTCCGTGTGAAGATCACCTACCGCACTTCCACGGGCACCCCTTGGGAGGTCTCCGCGCCGTTGACCACTCCGCGCGGGCCAACTCAGCTGCAGGCCGCGCGCGAAGTGCGGCAGCGTCAACTCGAGGAGCGTGTTGCGGCCGATCAACGGATTCTCGAGCAGGCCCGGCGGGTGAGCTATCAGTTGCACGGCGGGGGCGGTCACGGCGGCGACGGCCCCAACTTCGTGATGACGTCGCTGCACGTGACCGTTCGCAACGACTCTGACCTTCTTGCGACGGATGTGCGGCTGGTGGTGGGCGAGAACGACTTCACTTGGTCACCGCAGGGAGGTGATCCTGTTTCGCCGGGCCAGCAGATCTATGAGCTGGCGGACCTCCCCCGCGGGGCTCTGCAGGGTGCTCTTCACTCGGAGGCATCTAGGAGGCCGTTGCGCTCTTACCCGTCGCGGTTGGAGTACAAACTGGACGGCCGACGGTTCACCCGCTCCGGGGAGGACGACCCGCCCCTTCCCGCTGGGTAGATGACCACCCGGGGAACGAACCCGCTACTGCGACGTCATCGCGGTATCAGTAGCCGGCGCCGGCGTCCAGGAGGGGATCCCTCAGGGGTGCAGAAGTCTCGCTCGGTCAGGAAGCTGCAGTTCTCCTGGAGTGTGATTCGGTGTACCTGGCCTACCTCTTCTTCAAGTTCAGGTTGTACGTTTGGCACGCGCAGCGCAGCGACTCCTCAGATCCCGGCCTACCGCTGACGGTGATCCAGGATTCGCAGTCGGGATTGTCGCACCGGAAGAGCGACAGAAAGTCTCGGGCGGCGGCGAGGACTGGCCTGAAGTCGGCCTCTGTGCCGTTGGCCCAGTCGTTGTTGTGGACGAGTTTGTTCAGGAGCCATGACTCAGCGGCTTGCTCGGGGATGACGGCGTTGCGTCGTTGCTTGAGTTGTTCGACCCGTTGGGCCTGCTGATGGTTGCCCCATGACTGCGCTGAGCTTGCGGCGATGCCCAAGAGCTTGCCATGTCGCCCCTTGATTGAGTCGAGGAACACCGAGAGATCGTAGGAGGCGTCGCTGCGATAGGTCACTGGGCCACCGATGCTCTCCGTGATGTCCGAAGTGCTTGCCTCAAGTGCTCGACGGAGCTTGTGTGCGGCGCCGGCGATGTCGCCATCACCGAGGTCAGTCTCGATGGCGGTCCACGCATCGCCGGCGCCGTGTGTCGGGCCGGCGTCGACGGTCCAGCCGTAGAACCGTGCCATCGAAGCGGTCTTGACCAAGCCGGCCGAGCGCATTTGTCGCGCCCAGACCTCGTCGTGGGTGGTGATAATGAACTGGACGCCGGGGAACTGCATCTTCAAGAGTTCGGCGAAGCGGCGTCTGTGATTCGAATCGACGGACATCACGACGTCGTCGAGCACTGCGTACTTGAAGTTTGAGCCAAGGAGTTGCTTGACCAGAGCGAGGTACAGGCAGACGCCCATCCCGTCCTGGTGACCTTCGCTGTGGTAAGCAACGGGCGGGAACATGCCGAGCTCGTAGAAGTCGACCTTCAGGTCGAGGCTTCCCGCGCTGGGTACCAGTTCGGCGCGGAACGCTTCCTCGTCATCGGAGTTGAGGAACTGGTAGTAACGGCTGAAGTCGTGCTCGACAGTTGCGTAGAGCGTGGAGAGTGCCTCGTCGGCGGCGGCGCAGTAGAGATCGTAGGCGGCTTGTGCCGCCTTGCTAACGGCATCCGCCTTCTCAGCGCCGACGCGCGCGAGACGTACCCGCGTCCATCGGTCTTTGGCCAGGTCGAGGAAGGTGCGGGCGGCATCCTCGTCCGACTCATCGGGAATCTCGTCAAGCGACTTGGCTAGGGAGCCGAGTGCCTCCGTCAGTGCCTCCGAGGGAACGTGCGCAGTCGCTGAGTGCGCAGCGTCCTCCGCCGTCACCGCTTCGAAAGTGCCGAGCGATCCTTCGAGGGCGGACAAGGAGTCTGTCCAGGACTTCAGAAGGTGAGGGAGCTCCCCCGACCCAAACTCGCGTGCGGCTGGTCCGATTCTCTCGACTTGCTCGCGCAGCCCCCGAAGGGTGGCTCGATAGGAACTCGCCGCTGCGACGACTTCTTCGCGAAGCGCTTGAGCAGTCTCCGTAGCGGTGATGCGTTCGGTGACGTGCGCTTCAAGGCTCTCGCGCGATTCCCACGCCCGGTCGCAGAGCGGACAGGACGCTCCTTCGATCGCGGCTAGCCCCAGATCTAGGAGTTGTCGGTGCCGAATCGCGTCCATCATCGAAGGGGAGTCGGCGAAGGTCGCGACTTTGCCCTGAAGCCGTTCGCGAGCTGTCTTGATCGCCGCATCATCGGTGATCGCGGTACGCAGCGTGGTGAGGTCTCGTCGGGCGCTCTCCAGATTGAGGTAGGTGGTCTTTCGCTTCTCACCCGAGGCATGCAGCACGTCGGTATCGACGGTGAGTTCGGTTAGTGCCGCCAGCCCCAGCGTCTCGCGTCGCTTGTTGATTTCTCGCAGGACCTCGGTGGACAGCAGCGAGGTCAAGCCGAGATGCTGTTGGAAGCTCTGTTCTGCGAGGGTGCGTTCGGAGGCGGCGGTCTTTGCGCCTGCTGTTGCCTTGGACGATGTGGCCTTGAGCGATCTGCGCAACGCTTCGACCCGGTCGAGCTTCAGGAGCGCCTGTACCTCCGCAGCGCGCTGGCCGGCCTTGGCGACGATGTACTTGATCAGCTCGCGGCGCGACAGGGTGAGTTCAGGATGGTCCATGGCTTCTTGCAGCGCCTTGCGCATGGCCGCCGTGTCGGGTTCGAGTGTGAAGGTCCCGGCCGTCTTGATGCTGCGGGTGATCGTCGCGATTTCACCTGTTTCGGTGTCCTTGACTGCGAGTACGACCTTCGCCGCTGCGGGGTCATTGCGCCGATGCACATGCGGCCCGTGGTTCAGAAGGGTCACGCCGCCGGTTCCGTCACCTTCGAGCCGGGCGATGCCCCCGGTGAGTGCGAAGTCAATAGCGTCTACGACACCGCTCTTCCCGGACCCGTTCGGCCCGTAGACGACAAACGACTCGCCGGCGAGATTCAAGTAGATGGAGCGGATGCCTCGAAACTCTTCTACGTGGAGGTGCTCAAGCTGGATCATACCGACTGGTCCCCCACGTTCGCCTTGAACGTTTCCAGCAGAGCCTCGGTCGTAGGGGCGCGATCGCCGCGGGCGTGCACCATCAACTTCTGGACCAATCCAACCGGGATCAGGTCGGAAGCCGTGAGGCGCTCCTCAAAGTCATCAAGAATCTCACCCTCTAGCGGTGTGGGCACTGCTACCTCCTCCGGACCGTCACATCCCCCATTATCGCCGAGCTGATCACTCCGCCGCAGTCACGACAGGCGGGGCGATGAAGTCCGCCTTGTGCTCACTGTGACGCTGTCCCGCAGTGGGGCTGAAGGTACGGCGTCGACCTGCCTCGACCGAACCGTCCCGTAAGACGAACCTTGAACGGGAACGATGCAGGTCAGCGAGTGCATCTCTGTGCGGGTGTCCCACAAGACCCGCCCGAGAAAGAGCCCGGTGAAGGGGTGATGAGTGGGACAAGGCCGAGGAGGTCCAGACCGGGGTGCGAGGTGACCGTCGGGCGCGTGCGCGTCCTGTCGGCCGCCAACGGTTCGCTCTGTGACCGACGCTCCACCAACGGTATAGCCATCCCCACTAGTGCATGTGTATGCCATCTAGCAAGAGCGCGCACATCGGCGGATCCGGTCTGTCACGCACCTCGACTGGGGGATGTGCGGTTGAGTCGGCGCGGCTAAGGTATCGGCCCTTCGTGCCGTTGCACGCCATGACCGGCCGCCGGTTCGTCTTCGAGACGTGGGCGTGCCGGGTGGTGTTGGGAGCTGGGGCGGCCGAGCGGCATCACGTTTGTCCTATCGGGGACGGGCGTGGCGGGGGCGAGCAGGCGTGGTCTGCCTGCCGCGTGGGCGGTGGCGGCCAGAACGAGGAGGAGCAGTTCGTCGTCGAGGCCGGTCAGGTCGTTGGACAGGTCGACGGGGTGCTTGCTGGAGCCCATGGAGATGGCGATGTTGAGGAAGCGTCGTTCGCCGCCGGAGAAGACGCCGAGCTCGTCGTGGAGTCGGTCCCAGTCGACGCAGCAGAGCGAGGACGTGGGCCAGGGCCGTTCGATCCATGGTTGGGTGTCGCGGGCGAAGCGCCCGCCTTTGGCTCTGATGAGCAGCTCGACGGCTGCCTCGGTGGGGTGGTCACTTTTGGCCCATGCCCTGAGCTCTTGTGCGGGGACAGTCATGATGCTGACTCCTTCTTGGATGGTGGATTTTCTTGGTCACCGCGGTATGCCCCTGGAGCGGTCATGCTCGGGGCTGAAACTGCGGTGGTCTTCGTCTCGTCCCGGAGCCCTGCTGCTTCTCGTGGGGAGGAGGGGACCGGGCAGGGGTGTGGTGGCGTGGGCGGCGAGGCGGTAGCGCAGTGACTGTGCCGGGCGAGAAGACACCAGGGGCTCGTCGGTGATGCTGGCCCGCGCCAGCGATTCGACGTCCTGGCCTTCGTCGTGCAGGTCCTGCATGGTGCGGGCCAGGGCGGGCCAGTCGTCTTGGGCGGTGAGGCGGGGGTCGAGCCGGTCGGCGATCGGTGCCCAACGCTGTTCGGGCGCCTGCGCGGTGGCTTCGATTCGGGCACGCACGTCTCGGGTGGCCTCTAGCTGCTGCGTGGTTACCGCGCGGGGGTTGTCGTGCCAGGCACGGACGGCCAGGTAGAGGGCCCGGCGGGTGGTCGCCTCGTCGGTGCCGAGCCGGTCGGCGATCTCGGTGCAGGTGCGGTCCCAGCTGGACGGGTCGGCGGTGGCCAGCACCCGCGCGGCCGACTCGAGCGCCTCGTCGACGGCCAGATTGGTCAGCCGCTCTTGCAGGAGGGCCTCGGCTAGCGGCGAGCAGGCCAGCAGCGTGGTGGTCACGGCACCGGGGCCCTGGTCGTGGAGCAACTGGGCAGGGTCGGTGCCCTCGGGAAGGGCCGCGGCGAAGGTGGGGACGTTGTGCTGGGCGAGGAGCCAGTGGGCGCGTTCGGCAGCCATGCGGCCGGCTAGGTCGGCGTCGGTGGCCACAATGACCGGACCGCCCAGCTGGGCTAGCTGCGCGGCCTGGTCACTGGTGAGGGCGGTGCCCATCGGAGCAACCCCGACGTACATCGCGCGGGTGGCCAGGGTGATGGCGTGGGCGTCCATCGGCCCTTCGACGAGCACCGGGGTGGCCCCGGCCTTGAGCAGGCTGGTGTCGGCACCGTAGAGATGGTTGCCCTTGGCGAACAGGGGCGTGGTGGGGGTGTTGAGGTACTTGGGCCCCGCGTACGGCGAGTCATCGCCGAGACTGGGGTCGCGGCGACCGATGAAGCCCAGTACCTGCCCGCGGGTGTCGGTGATGGGGAACAGGACCCGGTCGCGGAACCGGTCGATGAGGCGGCCGTCCCTGGTAGTGGTGGCCAACCCGGTGGTCCGAAGCTCAAGGTCGGTGACGCCTCGGGCGCCCAAGTGGTCCAGCAACCGGGTCCACCCGGCTGGGGCGTACCCGGGACGGACGTGCCGGTGGCCGGCCACATCGCGACCGAACCGGCCGGCGAGGTAGCCGGGCGCCCAGCCACCGTTGGTCAGCTGCTGCTCGTAGAAAGCCAGGGCCATCGCGTTGACCTGCGCCAGCCGGTCCAGAGGGACCGGCGAATCCTGCGCCTGCGTCCAGCGGTCGTAAGCCCGGTCCAGGTCGGCGTCGCTCGGCTCCAGCGGCCCCATGAGCTGGCGGTACCGCGCAGCCAGGGCCAGGCCGACGTTCACCCGTACCGGGTCAAGGTCGGCGTGCTGGTCGGCGGGGTCGCTGGCGGGGGAGTGGGTGGTGATGGTGTCGAGGTACTGGCGGTACTCAGCGTCGTTGGCCTGCACCGAGTGCGGGTGCGGGTCAATACCGGACGGGGCCAGCTCGAGGCCGTCCTCGTGGGGGCACACGGATTGGTGCAGGTGGGTTGGGTCGTCCATGAGGGTGCTGATGGTCCAGGTCATGGCCGCGGCGTCGTCGACGTCGGTCTCAGGGGCGGGGGCGGTGGCTGCGAGGTCGTCCAGGGACCAGCCGCGTTGCAGGGCGTGGTCGACGGTGGTGACCAGGACCGGCCACCAGGTGCTGGCCTGCATGGCGCGGGCCCGGTCGTCCCCGAGCCGCTGGGCCAGGGTCGGCACCCACGTCGTGGACAGGAGCTGGTCGGTCCGGGCGGTCGTGTCTACGGCCGGGGACAGGTGCTCGGCGACGCGCCACCACAGCGCGGCCGCGGCGTGGTCATCCGGCAGGGCCCGGGTGCCGGCGGCGTCCCGAACCAGGGTGGCCGCGTCGATGCCGGCCCGGGTCGCGGCGGCTAGCCGCTCGGCCAGGACCGGGACGAAAGCGTCCCTGACCGCGTCCGGTGCGACGTCGGACAGCAACGGTCCCCACTCCGCGAGGGCGGGAGAGCGGTTGCCCTGGAGCTGGGATCGCAGCGCCCGCTGGTAGATGGCCGCGGCCTTGGAGACCTGTTGCGGACCGGTGGGCCGCAGATCGGCCGAGTCGACCTGGGTGGCGGCCCGCCAGATCGCCACCTTGGCGAGGACGTCGTCGGCTGGGCGGGCGGTGCCCTGTGTCGCCCACGCAGGGGTGGGGGCGGTGACCGCGTGCTCGGCGACCTCCTGGGTCAGGTCGGTGACCCGCTGGGCGCGGGCGGTCAAGTAGGGCCCCCAGGTCGGGTCGGAGGCCAGGGCGGGCGGGATGCCGGGAAGCCACGGCAGCGGTCCGGGGGCAGTGTTGCGCATCCCGGTGTCGTCCAGGCGCCAGTCGAGCACGGCGGCAGGGTCGGCGGCGCTGTCGACCTCCCGGCCGGTGGCCGCCTCGGACAGCACCTGCACCGGGTTCTGCCCTTCGGCGGCGAGAAGGGTCAGGTGTGCCCGCAGGGTCGGCCACGCCGGTGCTTGCGTCATGCCGAGGACGAGGTGCTCGGCCGCCTTGTCCAGACGTTCCAAGTTCTCGGCGCCGACCGTGGTGGCGGCCGCGGTGTAGAGCGCGTCGACGTACCGGGCGGTGGCCTGTCCCAGCAGCACGGCCGGGTCGTCCAGGTCGCGCAGCAGGGTGGACGCGGATGCGGGGGCCTCGTCCCGGGTCAGGATCGTCTCGAGCAGGTCGGTGGCGGTGCGCGGGCTGACTGTGTCGGGCTTGACGGCGTCGTGCTCGTCGCCGGTGCCGACGACCTGCAGGTAGACGTGGTTGGCGTCCCGGCCGCGGGTCATCATCGTGTACAGCTGCTGGCGCGACTCGGCCCCGGTGGCCAGGGCGTGGGTGGCATCGACCGACACGCCTTGGGCGGTGTGCACGGTGGAGGCGTACCCGAGCTCGACGGACTTGTGGACGTAGTCGGCCGGCAGGGTGATCTTGCGGTGGTGCTGGTTGTGCTGGACCACCAGGGCGCCGTCGCGGCCAACTTTCAGGACCGTCCATCGGTCGCCGTTCTTGACGAAATCGCTGCGGGCGACCCTCAACCGTCGGTCGTTGGAGCGGCTGATCACCACGTCCCCGACCGATGCTTGGTTCCCGTCGGCCAGCACCACCTGCCGACCGACCTTGGCCTGACCGGTGAGTCGGTGGTCGCGGGCCCGCTGATTGAGCTCGGCGACAAGTTCCCGGGTGGGGGCGAGCATGATCGCGTCCCGACCCCGGGCGCGGTCCGCGCTCCAGGCGGCGAAGACTTCTTCGGTCATGGTGGCCAGGTCGCCGACGTGGACCCGGCCCGCGTCGAGATAGAACCCCAACGCTGAAGGCTTACCTTCGCGCAGTTCCAGGGAAGCACCGGCTTCGGCGGTCCCGCTGAACCGCAGCAACTCGGACAGGTGCAGGGCGCCGTGGGTGGCGCGGATGTCGCGTAGCACTCCACCGGCGCCGATCGCGCCGAGCTGCTGGTCATCACCGATCAGCCGGACAGAGGCGCCCTTGCTGAGCAACCAGGTGATAGCGGTGTCCAAGGACAGGGTGTCGGCCATGCCGACCTCGTCGATAAGGACCAACGTCGAAGGGCCGATCTTGCTGGCCCAGGCCAGGCCGTCCAGACCGACGCAGTCGAGCCGGAACACCAACTGGGCCAGCGTGTCGGTGGTCGAATCGGTGTGCTGGCGCAGCTGGCCCGCGGCCGCGGCTGACGGGGCCAGTCCGATGACGGTTCCACCAGAGGCCTCCCACGCCTTGGTCAAGGCCCGCATGGCGGTGGTCTTGCCCGACCCGGCCGGCGCAATGGCCAACTGCACCCGCGCACCGGAGGTCGCCATGCCCTTGACCAAGGCTGCCTGCCCGGCGTTCAACTCGACCCCGTTGGCGACCGACTCCAGCAGCGCTATGTCGATGTCCTGCTCGCAGGCGCGGCGCCCGTCGAACCGGCCGGCGGCGTCGACCAGCCGCTGCTCAGCCGCCAGGACCGCTGTAGAGGTGAAGAGTTGCGATCCGGCGACGCTGTAGACGCTGGACCCGTCGGCACGGCGCAGCGGCCCCGGCTCGGTGATCGTGTCGACCCTGGCCGACGTCAGCGCCGTGCTGCGGGACAGCGCCTCCTGCGTGAGCTGTTCGACCAGGGCCTCGACCTGCTCCAGCGGGACGTCCGCGGCGCGGACGCGAC containing:
- a CDS encoding AAA family ATPase, whose product is MIQLEHLHVEEFRGIRSIYLNLAGESFVVYGPNGSGKSGVVDAIDFALTGGIARLEGDGTGGVTLLNHGPHVHRRNDPAAAKVVLAVKDTETGEIATITRSIKTAGTFTLEPDTAAMRKALQEAMDHPELTLSRRELIKYIVAKAGQRAAEVQALLKLDRVEALRRSLKATSSKATAGAKTAASERTLAEQSFQQHLGLTSLLSTEVLREINKRRETLGLAALTELTVDTDVLHASGEKRKTTYLNLESARRDLTTLRTAITDDAAIKTARERLQGKVATFADSPSMMDAIRHRQLLDLGLAAIEGASCPLCDRAWESRESLEAHVTERITATETAQALREEVVAAASSYRATLRGLREQVERIGPAAREFGSGELPHLLKSWTDSLSALEGSLGTFEAVTAEDAAHSATAHVPSEALTEALGSLAKSLDEIPDESDEDAARTFLDLAKDRWTRVRLARVGAEKADAVSKAAQAAYDLYCAAADEALSTLYATVEHDFSRYYQFLNSDDEEAFRAELVPSAGSLDLKVDFYELGMFPPVAYHSEGHQDGMGVCLYLALVKQLLGSNFKYAVLDDVVMSVDSNHRRRFAELLKMQFPGVQFIITTHDEVWARQMRSAGLVKTASMARFYGWTVDAGPTHGAGDAWTAIETDLGDGDIAGAAHKLRRALEASTSDITESIGGPVTYRSDASYDLSVFLDSIKGRHGKLLGIAASSAQSWGNHQQAQRVEQLKQRRNAVIPEQAAESWLLNKLVHNNDWANGTEADFRPVLAAARDFLSLFRCDNPDCESWITVSGRPGSEESLRCACQTYNLNLKKR
- the mobF gene encoding MobF family relaxase, with the translated sequence MAMTIHRLTAGSGYDYLTRQVARHDATEVGHSGLASYYTAKGEAPGVWVGAGMADIAGLSVGDEVTAVHMTRLFGTGEHPLGDEAGHSLGQPFRVYAGRDDVTDFRIVVARRFEKHNKALGLSVGHPISVEERARIRTQVALDMFRTEHGREPFDERELAGLIAKQSRPRTTAVAGFDLTFSPVKSVSTVWAVADRPLARQIEAAHQAAVRDALGYIEKHALYTRTGKDGVQQVDVRGLVAAAFTHRDSRAGDPDLHTHVAVANKVQTVTDGRWLSIDSRLLHKATVSASETYNTALEKHLRPLGLTFAARTDQGDPGKRPVREIVGVDPRLNEAWSTRRASIQARRSELARAFQAQHGRPPTPVESIQLAQQATLETRDAKHEPRSEAQQRQTWRSEALAVLGGQEALSSMVDAAQAGADTHGLGERVDERWVERTAAQVVDTVQASRSTWQVWHVRAEAQRRVRAADVPLEQVEALVEQLTQEALSRSTALTSARVDTITEPGPLRRADGSSVYSVAGSQLFTSTAVLAAEQRLVDAAGRFDGRRACEQDIDIALLESVANGVELNAGQAALVKGMATSGARVQLAIAPAGSGKTTAMRALTKAWEASGGTVIGLAPSAAAAGQLRQHTDSTTDTLAQLVFRLDCVGLDGLAWASKIGPSTLVLIDEVGMADTLSLDTAITWLLSKGASVRLIGDDQQLGAIGAGGVLRDIRATHGALHLSELLRFSGTAEAGASLELREGKPSALGFYLDAGRVHVGDLATMTEEVFAAWSADRARGRDAIMLAPTRELVAELNQRARDHRLTGQAKVGRQVVLADGNQASVGDVVISRSNDRRLRVARSDFVKNGDRWTVLKVGRDGALVVQHNQHHRKITLPADYVHKSVELGYASTVHTAQGVSVDATHALATGAESRQQLYTMMTRGRDANHVYLQVVGTGDEHDAVKPDTVSPRTATDLLETILTRDEAPASASTLLRDLDDPAVLLGQATARYVDALYTAAATTVGAENLERLDKAAEHLVLGMTQAPAWPTLRAHLTLLAAEGQNPVQVLSEAATGREVDSAADPAAVLDWRLDDTGMRNTAPGPLPWLPGIPPALASDPTWGPYLTARAQRVTDLTQEVAEHAVTAPTPAWATQGTARPADDVLAKVAIWRAATQVDSADLRPTGPQQVSKAAAIYQRALRSQLQGNRSPALAEWGPLLSDVAPDAVRDAFVPVLAERLAAATRAGIDAATLVRDAAGTRALPDDHAAAALWWRVAEHLSPAVDTTARTDQLLSTTWVPTLAQRLGDDRARAMQASTWWPVLVTTVDHALQRGWSLDDLAATAPAPETDVDDAAAMTWTISTLMDDPTHLHQSVCPHEDGLELAPSGIDPHPHSVQANDAEYRQYLDTITTHSPASDPADQHADLDPVRVNVGLALAARYRQLMGPLEPSDADLDRAYDRWTQAQDSPVPLDRLAQVNAMALAFYEQQLTNGGWAPGYLAGRFGRDVAGHRHVRPGYAPAGWTRLLDHLGARGVTDLELRTTGLATTTRDGRLIDRFRDRVLFPITDTRGQVLGFIGRRDPSLGDDSPYAGPKYLNTPTTPLFAKGNHLYGADTSLLKAGATPVLVEGPMDAHAITLATRAMYVGVAPMGTALTSDQAAQLAQLGGPVIVATDADLAGRMAAERAHWLLAQHNVPTFAAALPEGTDPAQLLHDQGPGAVTTTLLACSPLAEALLQERLTNLAVDEALESAARVLATADPSSWDRTCTEIADRLGTDEATTRRALYLAVRAWHDNPRAVTTQQLEATRDVRARIEATAQAPEQRWAPIADRLDPRLTAQDDWPALARTMQDLHDEGQDVESLARASITDEPLVSSRPAQSLRYRLAAHATTPLPGPLLPTRSSRAPGRDEDHRSFSPEHDRSRGIPR